A genome region from Musa acuminata AAA Group cultivar baxijiao chromosome BXJ3-5, Cavendish_Baxijiao_AAA, whole genome shotgun sequence includes the following:
- the LOC103985170 gene encoding glutathione hydrolase 1, with product MALGRILRPVIAVALFLLFLRLPPRATGQRPEVVTARHGAVATDDRRCSRVGRDVLREGGHAVDAAVAAGLCLGVVSPASSGVGGGAFMLVRAASGRAQAFDSRETAPLAASENMYAGNAAAKASGALSVAVPGEIAGFYEAWKQYGKLPWKRLVMPAANIAEKGFRISPYLYMQMNRTKLGIFTDKGLRDIFTLNGRSLLQQGDMCHNKRLAHTLKAISDHGPDVLYNGPIGLKLIRDIKKSGGILTIKDLQRYQVKVKEPISSEILGLNILGVPPPSSGGAGLILILNILAQYGIPSGVSGSLGLHRFIESLKHMFAVRMNLGDPDFYNVTAVLSDMLSPKFAEDLKKTINDNKTFPPNYYGGRWNLINDHGTSHLSIVDSDRNAVSMTSTVNSYFGSQILSPSTGILLNNEMDDFSIPNSSSANIPPPAPANFIRPLKRPLSSMSPTIVVKDGQLKAVVGASGGAMIIAATAEILLNHFARRMDPLSSVLAPRSYHQLIPNVVQYENWTTVTGDHFEVPAATRAALQKKGHVLQALSGGTICQFIVVCSSLEKSATVGSELTAVSDPRKGGLPAGY from the exons ATGGCtc TTGGGCGGATCCTGCGGCCGGTCATCGCCGTCGCGctgttcctcctcttcctccggtTGCCGCCGCGGGCGACGGGGCAGAGGCCGGAGGTCGTTACCGCGAGGCACGGCGCCGTGGCCACCGATGACCGACGCTGCTCCAGGGTCGGGAGGGACGTCCTCCGAGAGGGCGGCCACGCAGTGGACGCCGCCGTCGCCGCTGGCCTCTGCCTGGGCGTCGTCAGCCCCGCGTCCAGCGGCGTTGGCGGGGGCGCCTTCATGCTCGTGAGGGCGGCCAGCGGGAGAGCGCAAGCCTTCGATTCGAGGGAGACTGCTCCCTTGGCGGCCTCCGAG AACATGTATGCTGGCAATGCTGCAGCAAAAGCAAGTGGTGCCCTTTCGGTAGCTGTTCCCGGAGAAATTGCAGGATTTTATGAGGCTTGGAAACAATATGGAAAGCTTCCGTGGAAGAGGCTGGTAATGCCAGCAGCAAATATTGCTGAAAAAGGATTCAGAATATCTCCTTACTTATATATGCAGATGAATAGAACAAAATTAGGCATTTTTACTGATAAAGGACTGCGTGATATTTTCACATTAAATGGAAGAAGCCTTTTGCAGCAAGGAGATATGTGTCATAACAAAAGACTTGCACATACTCTGAAAGCTATTTCAGACCACGGGCCAGATGTGCTTTATAACGGTCCCATCGGACTTAAACTAATTAGAGATATTAAGAAGTCTGGAGGCATATTAACGATTAAAGATTTACAGAGATATCAAGTAAAAGTGAAGGAGCCAATCTCTTCTGAAATCCTGGGGTTAAACATCTTGGGCGTGCCACCCCCTTCATCTGGTGGTGCTGGACTGATACTT ATATTAAATATTCTTGCTCAATATGGAATTCCATCAGGTGTTTCTGGCTCTCTTGGACTTCATCGGTTTATTGAATCACTGAAGCACATGTTTGCGGTGAGAATGAACCTTGGGGATCCTGACTTTTACAATGTTACGGCAGTTCTTTCCGATATGCTCTCTCCAAAGTTTGCAGAAGATTTAAAGAAAACCATCAATGACAACAAGACATTTCCTCCTAACTATTATGGAGGAAG GTGGAATCTGATCAATGATCATGGAACCAGTCACTTGAGCATTGTTGATAGTGACCGAAATGCTGTTTCAATGACCAGTACTGTCAACTCATACTTTGGGTCACAGATTTTATCACCTAGTACAGGAATATTGCTTAACAACGAGATGGATGATTTTTCCATCCCCAATAGTTCTTCTGCTAATATTCCACCACCAGCTCCCGCAAACTTTATTAGACCATTGAAAAGACCATTATCTTCCATGAGCCCTACAATTGTTGTCAAG GATGGGCAATTGAAGGCTGTGGTGGGTGCGAGCGGAGGAGCCATGATCATTGCTGCGACTGCTGAAATATTGCTGAACCATTTCGCACGGAGGATGGATCCATTATCTTCGGTCTTAGCTCCACGATCTTATCACCAG CTGATACCAAATGTGGTTCAGTACGAGAACTGGACGACGGTAACAGGCGACCACTTTGAAGTTCCTGCTGCAACAAGAGCAGCCCTGCAGAAGAAGGGCCATGTCCTACAAGCCCTTTCTGGAGGGACGATTTGCCAGTTTATCGTTGTGTGCAGCAGCCTAGAGAAGTCGGCAACAGTCGGAAGTGAGCTCACTGCTGTTAGTGACCCAAGAAAAGGTGGTTTGCCGGCTGGttattaa
- the LOC135638906 gene encoding transcription factor TGA1-like isoform X2, giving the protein MSSASTQFASPRKMGIFEPNHQIGMWGDSFKADSSQNTGASSIVEAEIKLDNRLEDSPHTMLGPSKKYDQEANKPTDKVLRRLAQNREAARKSRLRKKAYVQQLESSRLKLAQIEQQLDHAKQQGVYIGGNLGESTLGLSGSVNSGVTAFEMEYGHWVEEQNRQTSELRAALQAHVSDIELRMLVESALSHYDNLFHIKAIAAKSDVFYLMSGMWKTAAERFFLWIGGFRPSELLKVLSPQLDPLTEQQVISVCNLQQSSQQAEDALSQGMDKLQQNLAETLTSDSSGTSGVSDYMGQMVNAMGKLEALVSFVNQADHLRQQTLQQMYKILTVRQAARGLLALGDYFQRLRALSSLWAARPREPA; this is encoded by the exons ATGAGCTCTGCATCGACTCAATTTGCATCCCCCAGAAAGATGGGTATATTTGAACCAAACCACCAGATAGGCATGTGGGGAGATTCCTTTAAAGCTGACAGCAGTCAAAATACAGGGGCATCATCAATCGTAGAGGCAGAGATAAAACTCGACAATAGG TTAGAAGATAGTCCTCATACCATGCTAGGGCCATCAAAAAAATACGACCAAGAAGCAAACAAGCCTACAGATAAG GTATTAAGACGCCTTGCACAGAACAGAGAGGCTGCTCGAAAAAGTCGTCTGAGAAAGAAG GCTTATGTTCAACAATTAGAATCGAGCCGTCTAAAACTAGCGCAGATAGAACAGCAGCTTGACCACGCTAAGCAGCAG GGTGTCTACATTGGTGGGAATTTAGGAGAGTCAACTCTTGGACTATCAGGAAGTGTCAATTCAG GTGTTACTGCTTTTGAGATGGAATATGGGCACTGGGTTGAAGAACAAAACCGACAGACTAGTGAACTTAGAGCTGCTTTGCAAGCACATGTATCTGATATAGAGCTTCGCATGCTTGTAGAGAGTGCATTGAGCCACTATGACAATCTTTTTCATATCAAAGCAATTGCTGCGAAATCTGATGTCTTCTATCTTATGTCTGGCATGTGGAAGACAGCTGCAGAACGATTTTTTCTTTGGATTGGGGGTTTTCGGCCTTCAGAACTTTTAAAG GTTCTCTCACCACAGCTTGATCCTTTGACCGAGCAACAAGTTATTTCTGTCTGTAACCTGCAACAATCTTCGCAGCAAGCTGAAGATGCACTTTCCCAAGGAATGGATAAGCTTCAACAAAATCTTGCTGAGACTCTAACATCTGATTCCTCAGGAACCTCTGGTGTTTCGGATTACATGGGACAGATGGTGAATGCAATGGGGAAACTGGAGGCTCTTGTAAGCTTCGTAAACCAG GCTGACCACCTTCGGCAGCAAACCTTGCAGCAGATGTACAAGATTCTCACAGTCCGCCAAGCAGCACGAGGCCTTCTTGCATTGGGCGATTACTTCCAACGCCTTCGTGCCCTTAGCTCCTTGTGGGCTGCCCGACCTCGTGAACCAGCTTAG
- the LOC135638906 gene encoding transcription factor TGA4-like isoform X1 yields MPLGLPGASRRISSSNNMSSASTQFASPRKMGIFEPNHQIGMWGDSFKADSSQNTGASSIVEAEIKLDNRLEDSPHTMLGPSKKYDQEANKPTDKVLRRLAQNREAARKSRLRKKAYVQQLESSRLKLAQIEQQLDHAKQQGVYIGGNLGESTLGLSGSVNSGVTAFEMEYGHWVEEQNRQTSELRAALQAHVSDIELRMLVESALSHYDNLFHIKAIAAKSDVFYLMSGMWKTAAERFFLWIGGFRPSELLKVLSPQLDPLTEQQVISVCNLQQSSQQAEDALSQGMDKLQQNLAETLTSDSSGTSGVSDYMGQMVNAMGKLEALVSFVNQADHLRQQTLQQMYKILTVRQAARGLLALGDYFQRLRALSSLWAARPREPA; encoded by the exons TTCAAATAACATGAGCTCTGCATCGACTCAATTTGCATCCCCCAGAAAGATGGGTATATTTGAACCAAACCACCAGATAGGCATGTGGGGAGATTCCTTTAAAGCTGACAGCAGTCAAAATACAGGGGCATCATCAATCGTAGAGGCAGAGATAAAACTCGACAATAGG TTAGAAGATAGTCCTCATACCATGCTAGGGCCATCAAAAAAATACGACCAAGAAGCAAACAAGCCTACAGATAAG GTATTAAGACGCCTTGCACAGAACAGAGAGGCTGCTCGAAAAAGTCGTCTGAGAAAGAAG GCTTATGTTCAACAATTAGAATCGAGCCGTCTAAAACTAGCGCAGATAGAACAGCAGCTTGACCACGCTAAGCAGCAG GGTGTCTACATTGGTGGGAATTTAGGAGAGTCAACTCTTGGACTATCAGGAAGTGTCAATTCAG GTGTTACTGCTTTTGAGATGGAATATGGGCACTGGGTTGAAGAACAAAACCGACAGACTAGTGAACTTAGAGCTGCTTTGCAAGCACATGTATCTGATATAGAGCTTCGCATGCTTGTAGAGAGTGCATTGAGCCACTATGACAATCTTTTTCATATCAAAGCAATTGCTGCGAAATCTGATGTCTTCTATCTTATGTCTGGCATGTGGAAGACAGCTGCAGAACGATTTTTTCTTTGGATTGGGGGTTTTCGGCCTTCAGAACTTTTAAAG GTTCTCTCACCACAGCTTGATCCTTTGACCGAGCAACAAGTTATTTCTGTCTGTAACCTGCAACAATCTTCGCAGCAAGCTGAAGATGCACTTTCCCAAGGAATGGATAAGCTTCAACAAAATCTTGCTGAGACTCTAACATCTGATTCCTCAGGAACCTCTGGTGTTTCGGATTACATGGGACAGATGGTGAATGCAATGGGGAAACTGGAGGCTCTTGTAAGCTTCGTAAACCAG GCTGACCACCTTCGGCAGCAAACCTTGCAGCAGATGTACAAGATTCTCACAGTCCGCCAAGCAGCACGAGGCCTTCTTGCATTGGGCGATTACTTCCAACGCCTTCGTGCCCTTAGCTCCTTGTGGGCTGCCCGACCTCGTGAACCAGCTTAG